One genomic segment of Ipomoea triloba cultivar NCNSP0323 chromosome 9, ASM357664v1 includes these proteins:
- the LOC116030912 gene encoding uncharacterized protein LOC116030912, protein MKPGVLLLHSWSVGAPILLRTSHFPQRQKRVRLVVSAAAVESVNQGELTARERRQLRNARRESKPANNWREEVEERLIKKKKKETKSWKEELNLNHLARLGPQWWVVRVSRVNGHEKAERLARSLARNFPDIDFQVYIPSVQTKRILKNGTLSVKPKALFPGCVFLKCVLNKDIHDFIRECDGIGGFVGSKVGNIKRQINKPRPVDEEDMEAIFKQAKEEQEKADQAFEEEQQGQEAPEAKVSVSPEATVPVSPTKWGRRGRKASEPLGADNKLLVLGSTIQVVSGTFLGFSGILKKLDKKAGLATVGFTLFGKETLADLDVKEIVAEVD, encoded by the exons atgaagccaggggttcttcttcttcactcATGGAGCGTTGGCGCTCCGATTCTTCTTCGCACCTCTCATTTTCCCCAGAGGCAGAAGCGTGTTCGGTTGGTTGTATCCGCTGCTGCAGTGGAGTCAGTGAATCAAGGCGAGCTGACGGCGAGGGAGAGAAGACAGCTGAGAAACGCGAGAAGAGAGAGCAAGCCGGCGAACAACTGGAGAGAAGAGGTGGAAGAGAGGCTTatcaagaagaaaaagaaggagaCTAAATCCTGGAAAGAAGAGCTCAACCTCAATCACCTCGCTAGATTGGGCCCTCAGTGGTGGGTCGTTCGGGTCTCCAGAGTTAACGGCCACGAGAAAGCTGAGCGCCTAGCTCGATCGTTGGCCCGCAACTTCCCCGATATCGATTTCCAG GTCTACATTCCATCCGTGCAAACCAAAAGGATATTAAAGAACGGAACACTCTCTGTTAAACCAAAAGCGCTTTTCCCTGGCTGCGTGTTTTTGAAGTGTGTTTTGAACAAGGATATACATGACTTCATTAGAGAATGCGATGGCATTGGAGGCTTTGTGGGATCCAAGGTTGGAAATAT AAAGCGACAGATAAATAAACCTAGGCCTGTAGATGAGGAAGATATGGAGGCAATATTCAAACAAGCAAAGGAAGAGCAAGAGAAAGCTGATCAAGCCTTTGAAGAAGAGCAGCAAGGACAAGAAGCTCCAGAAGCTAAAGTATCAGTTAGTCCTGAAGCTACAGTACCAGTTAGTCCTACAAAATGGGGACGGCGGGGCAGAAAAGCTTCAGAACCTCTTGGAGCAGACAATAAGCTTTTAGTACTAGGGTCAACCATTCAAGTTGTATCTGGAACCTTTTTAGGATTTTCAGGCATCCTCAAGAAGCTTGACAAAAAAGCTGGCCTG GCAACGGTTGGTTTCACCCTATTTGGCAAGGAAACTTTAGCAGATCTAGATGTCAAAGAAATTGTTGCCGAGGTTGACTAA